The Streptomyces sp. TG1A-8 nucleotide sequence GCTGGAGGAGCGGGAGGCGGCTGCCCGGGTGCGGGGGGAGGGTTTGCGGGAGGAAGCCGCGCGGTTGGCTGAGGTGCTGGAGGCCGCGGAGATCGAGCTGGACCGGCGGGTGATCGCGCGGGAGGAACTGCTCGAGGCCCTGGCGGTCTCCGCGGCCGAGTCCACCGCCGTGACCACGGCCGAGGCGGGGGAGGAGGCGGCGCCGTCGCTCGCACGGGTGCCGGGCTCGGCGGTGCCGCCCTGGCGGGAAGGGCCGCCGGTGACGGTTCTGGCGCCGGACTGTCAGCGGATTCTGGGCATCCTGGAGCAGCAGCGATCCACGGGTCACGGGCCGCTTCGAGCCAAGGAGATCGCGGTGGAGCTGGGCCTTGACGCGACGCCGGCGAAGGTCGAGGCGGTGCGGTCGAAGGCCCGGCGCCTGGCGGAGCGCGGCTGGCTTCTGCTGGAGGCGTCGGGGGCCTTCAGTGCCGGCCGGCGGCTCGGGGCCGTGCCAGGCGCCGGCTCATCCGCGTGACCATCGACCACCGGATCATCGCCTCGCTGGCGGCGGGCAGGGTCTCGTAGTCCCGGGCCAGACGACGCGAATGCATCAGCCACGCGAACGTGCGCTCTGCCACCCAGCGCCTGGGCAGCACCACGAACCCGGTCATGTCGCCGGTGCGCTTGACGATCTCCCAGGTCAGCGCCAGTTTTTGACGGTACCAGTCGACGAGGGAGCCGGTGTAGCCGCCGTCGGCCCAGACGAGGGTGATGTCGCGGTGCAGGCGGCGCAGCCGGTCCAGCAGGCCCGTGGCGGCGTCCCGGTCGCCGATGTTCGCGGCGGTGACGCAGACGACCAGGAGCAGACCGAGGGTGTCGGTCACGATGTGCCGTTTGCGGCCCGGCACCTTCTTCCCGCCGTCGTAGCCGCGTGAGGCGGCCGGCACCGTCGCGGCGGCACGCACCGACTGTGCGTCGATGATTCCCGCCGTGGGCTCGGCCTCACGGCCTTCGCGCTCACGGACCTTCCCGCGCAGCCGGTCGTGGAACTCTGTGATCAGCCCGTGCTCGCGCCAGCGGCGGAAGAAGGCGTAAACCCGGCCCCAGCCGGGGAAGTCCGCGGGCATCGCCCGCCAGGAGATCCCGCCCGCGACCAGGTAACGGATCGCGTCCAGCAGCTGCCGGTGACAGTAGCCCTCGGGCCGTCCACCCCGCCCCTGGAGCCAGGCCGGCACCGGCAGCAACGGCCCGATGGCCGCCCACTCCGCGTCCGTCATGTCCGACGGATACCGGCGAACCCGGTCCGGATGATCGGCCGCGTTGCCGTACACGTGCGCGAGGCAATCGCACGACACGGCGGACGAGTTGAAGTCAACGGGCTCGGGCGCGTACAACAACGACAACAGGGCCTCCGGGAACCGCTCGGAATGGGACCGCACCCCCGAGCTACCAGGAGGCCCTGCCTTCATGCGCATACGGCCGGAAGATCACCCGACCAGGAACTCCGTTCGACCCACACGTTCCAAGATCGGTTGAGATACGGCTTCTGAGCGCTTCGGCGGGTGTCTTCCATCCGAGGGTTTTGCGGGGTCTGTTGTTGAGGGTCGCGGCGGCTGCCCTGAGCGCGTCGGTGACCAGCGAGGTGCGCATGTGGTCGGCGATCGACCAGCCCACCAGACGGCGCGGGAAGCAGTCGATCACCGTCGCCGGATACAGGAACTCGCCGTCACCCACCGGCAGGTAGGTGATGGTGCCGACGTACTTGGTGTTCGGCGCGCTGGCGGTGAAGTCGCGCCCCAGCAGGTCCGGCACCGGTGTGGCGGACGGTTCGGGCACGGTGGTGACCTGGCGCTTGCGCAGCCGCAGCCCGGTGATGCCGAACTTCCGCGTGAGCTCTCCGACGCGCTGGTGATTCACGCGTTCACCGTCCTCGCGCAGCTCGGCGGTGATGCGAGGACGACCGTAGGTGCCGTCCCACTCGGCATGCACGGCCCTGATCCGCTCGGCAAGTGCCGCGTCCGCCCGCTCACGCGCGGCGCGGGTCGCGCGGCCGGACCGCCATTTGTAGAAGCTGGACCGGGCGACCTCCAGCACGGCACACAACCGCTTCACGCCCCAGGCGCGGTGTGGTCCTCAATGAACTGGCAGCGGT carries:
- a CDS encoding IS5 family transposase, which encodes MTDAEWAAIGPLLPVPAWLQGRGGRPEGYCHRQLLDAIRYLVAGGISWRAMPADFPGWGRVYAFFRRWREHGLITEFHDRLRGKVREREGREAEPTAGIIDAQSVRAAATVPAASRGYDGGKKVPGRKRHIVTDTLGLLLVVCVTAANIGDRDAATGLLDRLRRLHRDITLVWADGGYTGSLVDWYRQKLALTWEIVKRTGDMTGFVVLPRRWVAERTFAWLMHSRRLARDYETLPAASEAMIRWSMVTRMSRRLARPRAAGRH